One window of Nocardia nova SH22a genomic DNA carries:
- a CDS encoding (2,3-dihydroxybenzoyl)adenylate synthase — translation MTALATTGRARWGDRLVDHPAERADRYRRSGAWTDLPLAQQFRAIATRYAERTAVVSAQGSVTFRELDVRTDRIAAGLARLGLRPGDPVIFQVTNRLETVYAWYGCLKAGLIPVATLAAHRAHEIGHVSGKVGAVAHLVEGGMSFDLVGFAREQAQGHPTLRRIITIGIAPEAGTVALESLGHDVDPDEARAVVEEIQSGIDPLDVVAFQLSGGTTGVPKVIPRLHVEYWNNAVFYARRLGWDEHTRVAHLIPLIHNAGITCGLHAPHSVGGSLILATADTATAFPLLARARATDVLIGHGHYQAVLSPEFDEPRHHLRRIVLSGAKPTYALFERADAGTRRWAGQLFGMSEGLFTVTPPDAPAAARFGTVGTPISDDDEIRILEPGTETELPDGVVGELTCRGPYTICGYFDAAEHNRTAFTAEGFYRTGDLAKIAVMDGQRYLVIEGRIKDLINRGGEKINAEEVELLLVRHPKVADAAVVAMPDPRLGERTCAYLVAEDGVALTMTEVQQHLEGLGVAKFKWPERLEWLTAFPQTNVGKIDKRKLRSDIGKKLAAENEECS, via the coding sequence ATGACCGCGCTCGCCACCACCGGCCGAGCCCGATGGGGTGACCGGCTGGTCGACCACCCGGCCGAACGAGCCGACCGCTACCGCCGCTCCGGCGCATGGACCGATCTGCCGCTGGCCCAACAGTTTCGGGCGATCGCCACCCGCTACGCCGAGCGCACCGCCGTCGTCTCCGCACAGGGTTCGGTGACCTTCCGCGAACTCGACGTGCGGACCGACCGGATCGCCGCGGGACTCGCCCGGCTCGGACTGCGGCCCGGTGATCCGGTGATCTTCCAGGTCACCAACCGGCTCGAGACCGTCTACGCGTGGTACGGCTGCCTCAAGGCGGGCCTGATCCCGGTAGCGACACTGGCCGCGCACCGCGCGCACGAGATCGGCCATGTCAGCGGCAAGGTGGGCGCCGTCGCCCACCTGGTGGAAGGCGGGATGTCGTTCGATCTCGTCGGCTTCGCACGCGAGCAGGCCCAGGGCCATCCGACCCTGCGCCGGATCATCACGATCGGCATCGCGCCGGAGGCGGGAACGGTTGCGCTCGAATCACTCGGACACGACGTGGATCCCGACGAGGCGCGCGCTGTGGTCGAGGAGATTCAGTCGGGTATCGACCCTCTGGATGTCGTGGCCTTCCAGCTGTCCGGCGGAACCACGGGAGTTCCCAAGGTGATTCCGCGATTACATGTGGAGTACTGGAACAACGCGGTGTTCTATGCCCGGCGTCTGGGCTGGGACGAGCACACTCGGGTAGCCCACCTGATTCCGCTGATTCACAACGCGGGCATCACCTGCGGTCTGCACGCCCCGCATTCGGTGGGCGGAAGCCTGATCCTGGCCACGGCGGACACCGCGACGGCCTTTCCGCTACTGGCCCGCGCACGGGCAACCGATGTGCTGATCGGCCACGGCCACTATCAGGCCGTGCTGTCACCGGAATTCGACGAGCCGCGACACCATCTGCGCCGGATCGTGCTGTCGGGTGCGAAACCGACATACGCGCTGTTCGAACGCGCGGACGCCGGAACGCGGCGGTGGGCCGGGCAACTGTTCGGAATGTCGGAGGGGCTGTTCACGGTGACCCCGCCGGACGCGCCGGCGGCGGCCCGATTCGGCACGGTCGGCACGCCGATCTCCGACGACGACGAGATCCGGATTCTCGAGCCCGGCACCGAGACCGAACTGCCCGACGGTGTCGTGGGCGAGCTGACGTGCCGCGGCCCCTACACCATCTGCGGATATTTCGATGCCGCCGAACACAACCGGACCGCTTTCACCGCCGAAGGGTTCTATCGCACAGGCGATTTGGCGAAGATCGCGGTGATGGACGGACAGCGATACCTGGTGATCGAGGGCCGGATCAAGGACCTCATCAACCGCGGTGGCGAAAAGATCAATGCCGAGGAAGTAGAGCTGCTGCTGGTCCGGCACCCGAAGGTCGCCGATGCCGCCGTGGTGGCCATGCCGGACCCGCGATTGGGGGAGCGGACCTGTGCGTATCTCGTTGCGGAAGACGGTGTCGCGCTCACCATGACCGAGGTGCAACAGCATCTCGAGGGTTTGGGTGTCGCCAAATTCAAATGGCCCGAACGCCTGGAATGGCTGACCGCCTTCCCGCAAACCAACGTCGGAAAGATCGACAAACGCAAGCTGCGCAGCGATATCGGGAAAAAGCTCGCCGCCGAGAACGAGGAGTGCTCATGA
- a CDS encoding hydantoinase B/oxoprolinase family protein — protein MTAPIPGSEGFASRPEDLDALQRSLPPSVPVHTVTQEQIDSLDPLTYEVIRHRLWSVTDEMGEALKRMSGSPIVTDANDFDFAISDELGQEVQVGLYNTMLVGAVDLAIYWTLRNRADNPGITAGDMFLCNDPWVGGGLHQSDVIVYQPVFHEGKLFAWTSAICHEPDLGGSGLGSFDPAATDVFSESVPTPPIKVVRDYELQRDVADVWVRRSRVPMLVGLDLRAKIGANTVGRNRLLAVIEQYGADTVKAVMKRMMADAETRLRAKLTDLPDGTWRATGYQDQAKVGDRAVHKITVAMTKQRDHLTFDFTGTDPQTGVINCTYAGMRGGVMLALLPILAGDIPWSAGGLMRCFDLVSEEGTLNNATFPAAVSRGPIGPAWLTGNLIAECLAQMLDQHIELGKNVQASCCGTWDTAVVAGLDERPEQPVPFLNIMMEPMAGGYGARPVADGMDTGGLFCIPMGRIPDTEMTEFLYPLLTLWRREEPDSGGPGRHRGGVSASLAVTPYGTSLPMGLVFASAGKAVAQNGGLAGGLPGNTGLEILARESGVTRMLDDGVIPGSLEELEGTHELGACYAESYLAPGEVLYMHWQGGGGYGDPLRRDPEAVAGDVRNGKVTPAGAESAYGVVVTEGAVDAEATGALRDSLREQRRDRSVPSGHQAATLDLTDARRLDDNLVEVKIGEARVIGCAHCGQLLGDDKTGTLALARFEGPSRAAGPQVTSDPAEYVDTEVVFRQQCCPGCWTAIYSGIVPADHPDHVAELAHLLPAVAQR, from the coding sequence ATGACCGCACCGATTCCCGGCTCCGAAGGATTCGCCAGCCGGCCGGAAGACCTCGACGCGTTGCAGCGCTCGCTGCCGCCGTCGGTACCCGTCCACACCGTCACCCAGGAGCAGATCGACAGCCTCGATCCGCTCACTTACGAAGTGATCCGGCACCGGCTCTGGTCGGTGACCGACGAGATGGGTGAAGCCCTCAAACGCATGTCCGGGTCGCCGATCGTCACCGATGCCAACGATTTCGACTTCGCCATCAGTGACGAACTGGGGCAGGAGGTTCAGGTCGGGCTGTACAACACAATGCTGGTCGGCGCCGTCGACCTGGCGATCTACTGGACGCTGCGCAATCGCGCCGACAATCCCGGTATCACCGCGGGCGATATGTTCCTGTGCAACGATCCGTGGGTCGGCGGCGGGCTGCACCAGAGCGACGTCATCGTCTATCAGCCGGTCTTCCACGAGGGCAAGCTGTTCGCCTGGACCAGCGCTATCTGTCACGAACCCGATCTCGGCGGCTCCGGACTCGGTTCGTTCGATCCGGCGGCGACCGATGTGTTCTCCGAATCCGTGCCCACACCGCCGATCAAGGTCGTCCGTGACTACGAGTTGCAGCGTGATGTCGCCGACGTGTGGGTGCGACGCTCCCGGGTGCCGATGCTGGTGGGGCTGGACCTGCGGGCGAAGATCGGCGCCAATACCGTCGGCCGCAATCGGCTGCTCGCGGTGATCGAACAGTACGGTGCCGACACGGTGAAGGCCGTCATGAAACGCATGATGGCCGATGCCGAGACCCGGTTGCGTGCCAAGCTGACCGATCTGCCCGACGGAACCTGGCGTGCCACCGGCTACCAGGATCAGGCGAAGGTCGGCGACCGCGCCGTCCACAAGATCACGGTGGCGATGACCAAACAGCGCGACCACTTGACCTTCGACTTCACCGGCACCGACCCGCAGACCGGCGTCATCAACTGCACCTACGCGGGGATGCGCGGCGGTGTGATGCTGGCGCTGCTGCCGATTCTGGCCGGGGACATCCCCTGGTCGGCCGGAGGGCTCATGCGCTGCTTCGACCTGGTGTCCGAGGAGGGCACGCTCAACAACGCGACCTTCCCCGCCGCGGTGAGCCGCGGCCCGATCGGACCGGCCTGGCTGACCGGCAATCTGATCGCCGAATGTCTGGCCCAAATGCTGGACCAGCACATCGAATTGGGCAAGAACGTGCAGGCATCCTGCTGCGGAACCTGGGATACCGCGGTCGTGGCCGGACTGGACGAACGGCCCGAACAGCCGGTGCCGTTCCTCAACATCATGATGGAACCGATGGCCGGCGGCTACGGCGCCCGGCCGGTCGCCGACGGTATGGATACCGGCGGACTGTTCTGCATCCCGATGGGCCGGATCCCCGATACCGAGATGACCGAATTCCTGTACCCGCTGCTGACGCTGTGGCGGCGTGAGGAACCCGATTCCGGTGGACCCGGCCGCCACCGCGGTGGGGTGAGTGCGTCGCTGGCCGTCACCCCGTACGGCACCAGTCTGCCGATGGGACTGGTCTTCGCCTCGGCTGGTAAGGCGGTGGCGCAGAACGGTGGCCTGGCGGGCGGACTTCCCGGCAATACCGGACTGGAGATCCTCGCCCGCGAATCCGGTGTCACCCGGATGCTCGACGACGGCGTCATCCCGGGCTCGCTGGAAGAACTGGAAGGCACACACGAATTGGGTGCCTGCTACGCGGAAAGCTACCTGGCGCCGGGAGAGGTGCTCTATATGCATTGGCAGGGCGGAGGCGGCTACGGCGATCCCCTGCGCCGCGATCCCGAGGCGGTCGCCGGCGATGTGCGCAATGGCAAGGTGACTCCGGCCGGAGCCGAGAGCGCCTACGGTGTGGTCGTCACCGAGGGTGCGGTCGACGCCGAAGCGACCGGCGCACTGCGGGATTCGTTGCGTGAGCAGCGGCGAGACCGCTCCGTGCCGTCCGGGCATCAAGCCGCGACATTGGATCTGACCGACGCGCGTCGGCTCGATGACAATCTCGTCGAGGTGAAGATCGGCGAGGCCCGCGTGATCGGCTGCGCCCACTGCGGGCAGCTGCTCGGTGACGACAAGACCGGCACACTCGCGCTGGCCCGGTTCGAAGGCCCGTCGCGCGCGGCCGGACCCCAGGTCACCTCCGATCCTGCGGAGTACGTCGACACCGAAGTGGTATTCCGGCAGCAATGCTGCCCCGGCTGCTGGACCGCGATCTATTCCGGAATCGTGCCCGCCGACCATCCCGACCACGTCGCCGAACTCGCCCATCTGCTCCCGGCGGTGGCGCAGCGATGA
- a CDS encoding hydantoinase/oxoprolinase family protein — protein sequence MAYVIGVDVGGTFTDAVLDDGDGLVLAGKAPSTPPDYSQGVMDVLEVLAEQLGRPLREMLADTHHIAHGTTSSLNALVMNQVPEVGFLTTKGHRDSIYIMNVEGRYLGRSAEQLQNVLAQSKSHGLVSKRHALEVTERIDRDGRVVVALNEDEVRAAVTALLADGISAIAVSLLWSFRNPAHEKRIREIVHEIDPDVFVSLSCEVSPRIREFARNATTIMSTQIGPGLRNYLGELEGKLRDHDLAGPLLVMQSNGGAVAASEAPGNAISTVGSVLTGGVVGAVSLGKQLGHRNIIATDAGGTTFLAGLVVAGEPVRSSSTIINYHPINVPTLEVHAIGSGGGAIAWLDAGGNLQIGPHSAQAIPGPACYGQGGTEPTNTDANLVLGILPERGLLGGRKALNLDLAREAIRTRIAEPLGLSIEDAAAAIYAVQNAQTGDLLRKTVVEAGHDPREFIVYAFGGSGPAHCGFYAQEIGVDNVVVPLGQVASAFSAYGLASSNIVLAKELSDPAAMPLDPARVEQNFKQLEEQVRELLSRQGLHFATVEISREIDMRYTMQLAEVATPIPDGSLTSTEIATAAEVFEQRYADLYGRDSGFREAGIQAITYRVRGTGVLPFSPELPELPAADSADPRSARVGTRKVCLDGRRGYVDTDIYDYTRLRAGHVLRGPAVIEVPTTTVVVPHDTTGSIDRLGNLTITVD from the coding sequence ATGGCATATGTGATCGGAGTGGACGTCGGTGGCACGTTCACCGATGCCGTCCTCGACGACGGAGACGGGCTGGTTCTCGCGGGCAAGGCGCCGTCGACGCCGCCGGACTATTCACAGGGTGTGATGGATGTCCTCGAGGTCCTGGCCGAACAACTGGGCCGACCGCTGCGGGAGATGCTGGCCGACACCCACCACATCGCGCACGGCACGACCTCGTCGCTGAACGCGCTGGTGATGAATCAGGTCCCCGAGGTCGGATTCCTGACCACCAAGGGGCACCGCGACTCGATCTACATCATGAACGTCGAGGGCCGCTATCTCGGACGCTCCGCCGAGCAGTTGCAGAACGTACTGGCCCAGAGCAAATCGCACGGTTTGGTGAGCAAGCGGCATGCGCTCGAGGTGACCGAGCGGATCGATCGCGACGGCCGCGTCGTGGTGGCGCTGAACGAGGACGAGGTACGCGCGGCGGTGACGGCCCTGCTCGCCGACGGTATCTCCGCGATCGCGGTATCGCTGCTGTGGTCCTTCCGGAATCCGGCCCACGAGAAGCGGATTCGCGAGATCGTGCACGAGATCGATCCTGATGTCTTCGTGTCGCTGTCGTGTGAGGTCAGCCCGCGCATCCGGGAATTCGCCCGCAATGCCACCACGATCATGAGCACCCAGATCGGTCCCGGGCTGCGCAACTACCTCGGCGAACTCGAGGGCAAGCTCCGCGACCACGACCTCGCCGGTCCGCTGCTGGTGATGCAGAGCAACGGCGGCGCGGTCGCGGCCTCGGAGGCGCCGGGCAATGCGATCTCCACGGTCGGCTCGGTACTCACCGGCGGCGTGGTCGGCGCGGTCTCATTGGGCAAGCAACTCGGGCATCGCAACATCATCGCCACCGACGCGGGCGGGACCACGTTCCTGGCCGGGTTGGTCGTCGCCGGTGAGCCGGTGCGCTCGTCGAGCACGATCATCAACTATCACCCGATCAATGTGCCCACCCTAGAGGTGCATGCGATCGGTTCGGGTGGCGGCGCCATCGCCTGGCTCGACGCCGGCGGGAATCTGCAGATCGGCCCGCACAGCGCACAGGCGATACCGGGTCCGGCCTGTTACGGCCAGGGCGGTACGGAACCGACCAATACCGATGCCAACCTCGTACTCGGCATCCTGCCCGAACGCGGTCTGCTCGGCGGGCGCAAGGCGTTGAATCTCGACCTGGCGCGTGAGGCGATCCGCACCCGGATCGCCGAGCCGCTCGGCCTGTCGATCGAGGATGCCGCCGCCGCGATCTACGCGGTCCAGAACGCGCAGACCGGTGACCTGCTGCGCAAGACGGTCGTCGAGGCCGGTCACGATCCGCGCGAGTTCATCGTCTACGCCTTCGGCGGTTCCGGCCCGGCGCATTGCGGGTTCTACGCCCAGGAGATCGGCGTCGACAATGTCGTCGTTCCGCTCGGCCAGGTGGCCTCGGCGTTCTCCGCGTACGGCCTGGCCTCATCGAATATCGTGCTGGCCAAGGAACTTTCGGACCCCGCTGCCATGCCGTTGGACCCGGCGCGGGTCGAGCAGAACTTCAAGCAGCTCGAGGAACAGGTGCGCGAGCTGCTGTCGCGGCAGGGATTGCACTTCGCCACCGTCGAGATCAGCCGCGAGATCGATATGCGATACACCATGCAACTCGCGGAGGTCGCCACGCCGATCCCGGACGGGTCGCTGACCTCGACCGAAATCGCCACGGCGGCAGAGGTATTCGAACAGCGCTACGCCGACCTCTACGGCCGCGACAGCGGATTCCGGGAAGCGGGAATCCAAGCCATCACCTACCGGGTACGGGGGACCGGGGTGCTCCCGTTCAGCCCGGAGCTGCCCGAACTCCCCGCCGCCGACTCCGCCGATCCCCGCTCCGCACGGGTCGGGACCAGGAAGGTGTGCCTGGACGGGCGGCGTGGCTACGTGGACACCGATATCTACGACTACACCAGGCTGCGGGCCGGTCATGTGTTGCGCGGCCCCGCGGTCATCGAGGTACCGACCACCACGGTGGTGGTGCCGCACGACACGACCGGCTCGATCGACCGGCTCGGCAACCTCACCATCACCGTCGACTGA
- a CDS encoding FAD-dependent monooxygenase has protein sequence MKLETVAVLGGGPGGLYAARLLKRSHPDAEVTVYEQGSPDKTFGFGVGLASRTQRNLRAADSSSLEDIIAGAHPHEMSMRVGDDISRISHGELLAIARTTLLAVLQRHAEEAGVRLRFGRRQTLDDLDADLIVAADGVNSATRTALADTIEPNIRTGTGLYLWCGTDFALPSAVFTPVTTEHGTFVAHAYPYTDDRSTFLIETDQKTWERAGFDRTTEHTPAAESDRESLAYLEQAFAKTLDGHRLIGNRTRWLRFRTVTCRRWHAGNVVLLGDAAHTAHYSIGSGTKLAMEDAIALDRAIEESTTIEEALDEYERRRRADVEHLQAIAARSEHWWDSFPERCTLPVDQLMINYMTRAGKVSLERFADSAPEVALRGIAEYAGVDRGAVPRSDSVSWVLDQPLTRSGRQFASRLAPAELRDDPSMLTIVVELDSAWGDRADALLAGLPSSGIVWLTGKSSRPDVLDRMDLAERITWSSDATIVVEVPEDCRGDAAAGLASGRTHLVHLTGAPAAPRVDSAPA, from the coding sequence ATGAAACTCGAGACAGTGGCCGTTCTGGGAGGCGGACCGGGTGGCCTGTACGCCGCACGACTGCTCAAGCGCAGCCATCCCGACGCCGAAGTCACGGTGTACGAACAGGGCTCTCCGGACAAGACATTCGGATTCGGCGTCGGGCTCGCCTCGCGCACTCAGCGCAATCTGCGCGCTGCCGACTCCTCCTCGCTCGAGGACATCATCGCCGGCGCGCACCCGCACGAGATGTCCATGCGGGTCGGGGACGACATCTCCCGGATCTCGCACGGTGAACTGCTGGCCATCGCCCGCACGACGCTGCTCGCGGTGCTGCAACGGCATGCGGAGGAGGCCGGCGTGCGACTGCGATTCGGCCGGCGGCAGACCCTCGACGATCTCGACGCCGACCTGATCGTCGCCGCCGACGGGGTCAACAGCGCCACCCGGACCGCACTGGCCGACACGATCGAACCGAACATTCGAACCGGAACCGGGCTGTACCTGTGGTGCGGAACCGATTTCGCCCTGCCCAGTGCGGTGTTCACCCCCGTCACCACCGAGCACGGGACCTTCGTCGCCCACGCCTACCCGTATACCGACGACCGCAGCACCTTCCTGATCGAGACCGACCAGAAGACCTGGGAGCGTGCCGGATTCGACCGGACGACCGAGCACACCCCCGCCGCGGAATCGGATCGGGAATCGCTGGCCTATCTCGAGCAGGCTTTCGCCAAGACCCTGGACGGACACCGTCTCATCGGCAACCGCACCCGCTGGCTGCGATTCCGCACCGTCACCTGCCGCCGGTGGCACGCGGGCAATGTGGTGCTGCTCGGCGACGCCGCCCACACCGCGCACTACTCCATCGGGTCGGGCACCAAACTCGCGATGGAGGACGCGATCGCACTCGACCGCGCCATCGAAGAGAGCACGACCATCGAGGAAGCGCTCGACGAATACGAACGGCGGCGCCGCGCCGACGTCGAGCACCTGCAGGCCATCGCCGCCCGCAGCGAACACTGGTGGGATTCGTTCCCCGAACGCTGCACGCTGCCCGTGGATCAGCTCATGATCAACTACATGACCCGCGCGGGAAAGGTGAGTCTGGAACGATTCGCCGACTCCGCTCCCGAGGTGGCGTTGCGGGGCATCGCCGAGTACGCGGGGGTGGACCGGGGCGCTGTGCCTCGCTCCGACTCGGTGAGCTGGGTGCTCGATCAACCCCTGACACGATCCGGACGGCAGTTCGCTTCCCGGCTCGCCCCCGCCGAGCTCCGCGACGACCCTTCGATGCTCACGATCGTCGTCGAGCTGGACTCCGCATGGGGTGACCGGGCAGACGCGCTTCTGGCCGGCCTGCCGTCGTCGGGCATCGTATGGCTCACCGGAAAGTCCTCTCGCCCCGACGTACTCGACCGAATGGATCTCGCCGAGCGCATCACGTGGAGTTCGGACGCGACCATCGTGGTGGAGGTACCCGAGGACTGCCGGGGTGATGCGGCGGCCGGACTGGCCAGTGGGCGCACCCACCTCGTTCATCTCACCGGCGCCCCCGCAGCGCCGCGGGTCGATAGTGCCCCGGCATGA